In Myxococcus stipitatus, the following are encoded in one genomic region:
- a CDS encoding calmodulin, whose product MATATRFAFTQPSSPGVEFIIELTDENTIAHARRILSGEEKNEVHVHGRIIKQTKPYNPRFSFHLDPTTIRFFEMAIEVCDANMVYVEDHLDEAGGAFLPGGHWCPWDSKLSREVK is encoded by the coding sequence ATGGCGACGGCTACCCGTTTTGCATTCACGCAGCCAAGCTCCCCGGGTGTCGAGTTCATCATCGAATTGACGGATGAGAACACCATCGCCCATGCGCGGAGGATCCTGTCTGGAGAGGAGAAGAACGAAGTTCACGTGCATGGGCGAATCATCAAGCAGACCAAGCCATACAATCCGAGGTTCTCGTTTCATCTGGACCCGACGACCATCCGGTTCTTCGAGATGGCCATTGAGGTCTGCGACGCGAACATGGTGTACGTCGAGGACCATCTCGACGAGGCAGGAGGCGCCTTCCTGCCGGGTGGCCACTGGTGCCCGTGGGACTCGAAGCTCTCGCGTGAAGTGAAGTAG
- a CDS encoding DUF2490 domain-containing protein translates to MRSRTLLALIGWLLVLPAGVVEARPVSSEAQLWYTVSAQGAISEPFLYYLEAQPRVSEHDGRVIFRAAGGVRALQDLSFWLGYAWIPIWNWEEGPALRQGESRLFQQALFTPKLGELKTTVRARLEQRFLPGTTEVSHRARLMLRGAYPLAAEPRLSLIVWDEAFFHLNTVDAGPHRGFDMNRAFVGAGWKLGAHSSVEVGYLNVYVRRPSAQTDQLIHTLAVSTPFNFM, encoded by the coding sequence ATGCGTTCGCGGACCCTGCTTGCTCTCATTGGATGGTTGCTCGTTCTTCCCGCTGGCGTCGTGGAGGCGCGGCCGGTCAGTTCGGAGGCGCAGCTCTGGTACACGGTGTCGGCTCAAGGGGCCATCTCCGAGCCGTTCCTGTACTACCTGGAGGCTCAGCCGCGCGTCAGCGAACATGACGGTCGCGTCATCTTCCGCGCGGCGGGAGGTGTCCGCGCGCTTCAGGACCTCTCGTTCTGGCTGGGCTATGCCTGGATTCCCATCTGGAACTGGGAGGAAGGTCCCGCCCTGCGCCAGGGCGAGAGCCGGTTGTTCCAGCAGGCGCTCTTCACGCCCAAGCTCGGAGAGCTGAAGACCACCGTCCGCGCGCGCCTGGAGCAGCGCTTCCTTCCGGGGACCACGGAGGTCTCGCACCGGGCGCGACTGATGCTGCGGGGCGCGTACCCGCTGGCGGCGGAGCCTCGGCTGTCCCTGATTGTCTGGGACGAGGCCTTCTTCCACCTCAACACCGTGGACGCCGGGCCCCATCGCGGCTTCGACATGAACCGCGCATTCGTCGGCGCGGGCTGGAAGCTGGGCGCGCACTCCTCCGTGGAGGTCGGCTACCTCAACGTCTACGTTCGCAGGCCGTCCGCGCAGACCGACCAGCTCATCCACACCCTGGCCGTGTCCACGCCCTTCAACTTCATGTGA
- a CDS encoding HAMP domain-containing sensor histidine kinase: MRGLLLGAMALSAALALLLMGAFFTLFSYDLEDVILGRMVATEANRHDGGATGKSVPLGMTTYVGHENLPPWLASALPVDTPRREREVRAPGHGLFHIAVRPDASGGPTRYVVFDTTELASTTRHLRRTAGLLLASALLALLGAAVLSHVVARRLSRPLEELVAQVQSDTPPRTEGLGVTEVRALADALSARDARIRELLERERAFNRDASHELRTPLAVARGAVEILELDPPKDAETFGRLRNAVHHMVLLTEGILWLARTGPSEESCELVGISREMVALYGAPLSQGGVVVLIDADEEVLAPLPGSVARVMLGNLLKNALAYTSQGRIVIHVTPEAWSISDTGVGFGQVEPERTGFGIGLSLVERLAKRFSCEMSITAMEPHGTKARLTWSAASSTRSTQHIT; encoded by the coding sequence GTGCGAGGTCTCCTCTTGGGCGCCATGGCGTTGTCCGCGGCGCTGGCGCTCCTCTTGATGGGGGCGTTCTTCACGCTCTTCAGCTACGACCTCGAGGACGTCATCCTCGGGCGGATGGTGGCCACCGAGGCGAACCGCCATGACGGTGGCGCCACCGGGAAGAGCGTGCCCCTGGGGATGACCACCTACGTGGGCCATGAGAACCTTCCTCCGTGGCTCGCGTCGGCGTTGCCGGTGGATACACCTCGACGCGAACGCGAGGTCCGCGCTCCGGGGCATGGCCTCTTTCATATCGCCGTGCGGCCCGATGCATCGGGGGGGCCCACGCGCTACGTGGTCTTCGACACGACGGAGCTGGCGAGCACCACCCGCCACCTGCGGCGGACCGCCGGGCTGCTGCTGGCCAGCGCCCTGTTGGCCCTGCTGGGGGCCGCGGTGCTCTCACACGTCGTCGCCAGGCGGCTCAGCCGTCCCCTCGAAGAGCTGGTGGCCCAAGTCCAGTCGGACACGCCGCCTCGAACCGAAGGACTCGGGGTCACCGAGGTGCGCGCGCTGGCCGATGCCCTGAGTGCCCGGGATGCGCGCATCCGGGAGCTGCTCGAGCGGGAGCGCGCCTTCAACCGGGACGCGAGTCACGAGCTGCGAACGCCCCTCGCCGTGGCACGCGGCGCGGTGGAGATTCTGGAGCTGGACCCGCCGAAGGACGCGGAGACCTTCGGCCGTCTGCGAAATGCCGTGCACCACATGGTCCTGCTGACGGAGGGCATCTTGTGGCTCGCGAGGACCGGCCCCTCCGAGGAGTCCTGCGAGCTGGTGGGCATCTCGCGCGAGATGGTCGCGCTGTATGGAGCCCCCCTCTCGCAGGGCGGCGTGGTGGTGCTCATCGATGCGGATGAGGAGGTCCTCGCGCCCCTTCCCGGCTCCGTGGCGCGGGTGATGCTCGGCAACCTCCTCAAGAACGCGCTCGCCTATACGAGCCAGGGGCGCATCGTCATCCACGTCACCCCCGAGGCATGGAGCATCTCCGACACCGGCGTGGGCTTCGGGCAGGTGGAGCCGGAGCGCACGGGCTTCGGCATCGGCCTGTCGCTCGTGGAGCGGCTGGCGAAGCGCTTCTCCTGCGAGATGTCCATCACCGCGATGGAGCCGCACGGAACGAAGGCGCGGCTCACCTGGAGCGCGGCCTCATCCACGCGGAGCACGCAGCACATCACATGA
- a CDS encoding response regulator transcription factor yields MRVLVVEDNRDLQANIARFLGTDFQLDFAATGPQGLTLALGHEYDVIVLDLMLPGLSGIELCQRYRQLAPRLVPILMLTARDTLEDKEEGFRAGADDYLVKPFSLRELRMRLEALARRPVPPSGRRLTVGPLTLEPDTGHARRGEQVVRLNRTEALILKLLMESAPEPVSTATLAHHLWGDEAPESSALRTHVYALRGALAELGLSACITTRRNEGYSLDAR; encoded by the coding sequence ATGCGAGTGCTCGTCGTCGAAGACAACCGCGACCTCCAGGCCAACATCGCGCGGTTCCTGGGGACGGACTTCCAACTGGACTTCGCCGCCACCGGGCCGCAGGGCCTCACGCTCGCGTTGGGCCACGAGTACGACGTCATCGTGCTGGACCTGATGTTGCCGGGCCTGAGCGGCATCGAGCTGTGTCAGCGCTACCGGCAGCTCGCTCCCCGCCTGGTGCCCATCCTCATGCTGACCGCGCGGGACACGCTCGAGGACAAGGAGGAGGGCTTCCGCGCGGGCGCGGATGACTACCTCGTCAAGCCGTTCTCGCTGAGGGAGCTGCGGATGCGCCTCGAGGCCCTGGCCCGGCGGCCCGTTCCTCCGAGTGGACGAAGGCTGACGGTGGGGCCGCTCACGCTGGAGCCCGACACGGGCCATGCGCGGAGGGGTGAGCAGGTCGTCCGCCTCAACAGGACCGAGGCCCTCATCCTGAAGCTGCTGATGGAGTCCGCGCCCGAGCCCGTGTCGACGGCCACGCTGGCCCATCACCTCTGGGGAGACGAGGCACCGGAGTCCAGTGCCCTGCGCACCCACGTCTATGCCTTGCGCGGCGCGCTCGCCGAGCTGGGACTGAGCGCCTGCATCACCACCCGCCGCAACGAGGGATACAGCCTGGATGCGCGCTAG
- a CDS encoding alpha/beta hydrolase, producing the protein MTRLLSLCLLLLSASVARASAPEPSLDVRGEDGEPIPTRVLEPEGGAKNPPVAVLLHGLTRRKEDWLSEEGPTHGGVLKDELLRAGYRVYLLDARRHGERATPDARPGTLARLAHKGEPGRYIAMISDTVRDAHSLLNAVLAKNKPPRVLVVGYSMGAQVGLLLAAREPRVTQLVTMVPPHIDPSMEEVAPSRYMKSIQQDWLLLTANQDDFAPVADSRALFEAAPSRSKTHKTFESGHALPREYLDEVRRWLLDASRRAPSQSGNVQR; encoded by the coding sequence ATGACCCGACTGCTTTCGTTGTGCCTGTTGTTGCTGTCCGCCTCCGTGGCTCGAGCCTCCGCTCCGGAGCCGTCGCTGGACGTCCGCGGTGAGGATGGAGAGCCAATCCCCACGCGTGTGCTGGAGCCAGAGGGCGGCGCGAAGAATCCACCCGTCGCGGTGCTCCTGCATGGCCTCACGCGCCGCAAGGAGGACTGGCTGTCGGAGGAGGGGCCGACACACGGAGGCGTGCTGAAGGACGAACTGCTGCGCGCGGGCTATCGCGTCTATCTCCTCGATGCCCGGCGGCACGGTGAGCGTGCGACGCCCGATGCGCGGCCCGGGACGCTCGCCAGGCTGGCGCACAAGGGAGAGCCCGGGCGGTATATCGCGATGATCTCCGACACCGTCCGGGACGCTCACTCGCTGCTCAACGCCGTGCTGGCGAAGAACAAGCCGCCGCGAGTGCTCGTCGTGGGGTACAGCATGGGGGCCCAGGTGGGACTCCTGCTGGCCGCGCGTGAGCCTCGTGTCACCCAGCTCGTCACGATGGTCCCTCCACACATCGACCCTTCGATGGAGGAGGTTGCCCCCTCGCGGTACATGAAGAGCATTCAGCAGGACTGGCTGCTTCTGACCGCCAACCAGGATGACTTCGCGCCCGTCGCGGACAGCCGCGCGCTCTTCGAGGCCGCTCCGTCGCGGAGCAAGACACACAAGACCTTCGAGAGCGGGCATGCCCTCCCCCGGGAGTACCTGGACGAGGTCCGCCGCTGGCTCCTCGATGCGAGCCGCCGGGCCCCAAGCCAGTCAGGGAACGTCCAGCGGTAG
- a CDS encoding aminoglycoside adenylyltransferase family protein, which translates to MSLPLDPASRAQVSQVVDMLPQLVGDDLVGLYLYGSALNGGLRPRSDVDLLLAVSRPLVGARREALVERLLGISVDPRRGVPGRPLELTVVVMDDVKPWRHPAKRDLQFGEWLHDDFVAKRIEPPVVDPDLTLLLTMVRQHGVALLGPPATEVFDPIPAAEVGRALAETVAQWTGEDTWKGEEKNILLALARIWMTRTQGGFFPKDLAAAWALERLPPEHRPMLEAARAAYLGERDVDWTRHAAEVGACIRCMKGLIEALP; encoded by the coding sequence ATGAGCCTCCCTTTGGATCCGGCGTCACGGGCACAGGTCTCCCAGGTCGTCGACATGCTGCCCCAGTTGGTGGGGGATGACCTCGTGGGGTTGTACCTCTACGGCTCGGCCCTGAATGGGGGGCTGCGGCCGAGGAGTGATGTGGACCTGCTGCTCGCCGTCTCGAGGCCCCTGGTGGGGGCCCGGAGGGAGGCGCTGGTCGAGCGGCTGTTGGGAATCTCGGTCGACCCGAGGCGGGGTGTGCCCGGTCGGCCGCTCGAGTTGACGGTGGTCGTCATGGACGACGTCAAACCGTGGCGGCATCCGGCGAAGCGGGACCTCCAGTTCGGTGAGTGGTTGCATGACGACTTCGTGGCGAAGCGGATCGAGCCGCCCGTCGTCGACCCGGACCTCACGCTCCTGCTCACCATGGTGCGACAGCACGGCGTCGCGCTGCTGGGCCCGCCCGCGACGGAGGTCTTCGACCCGATACCCGCGGCGGAGGTCGGCCGGGCGCTCGCGGAGACGGTGGCGCAGTGGACGGGGGAGGACACCTGGAAGGGGGAGGAGAAGAACATCCTGCTCGCCCTCGCGCGCATCTGGATGACGCGCACGCAAGGTGGGTTCTTTCCCAAGGACCTCGCCGCGGCGTGGGCGCTGGAGCGGTTGCCGCCCGAACACCGTCCGATGCTCGAGGCGGCGAGGGCTGCCTATCTGGGTGAACGCGACGTCGATTGGACGCGCCATGCCGCGGAGGTGGGGGCCTGCATCCGCTGCATGAAGGGACTCATCGAGGCGCTGCCTTGA
- a CDS encoding class I SAM-dependent methyltransferase, with amino-acid sequence MSVQFDTIGSKYEEFKTTTPLPIPERHTFQRLVGNLAGKRVLDLACGSGHYSRFLNTLGAEQVEGVDISAEMIQLAREFEEKHPVGLRYHVMDARALSLPGDYDLVTAVYLLNYAQTREELRDMCLGAFNHLKPGGRFVAITANPAFDLRRSNFTPYGVEILSEQFEQGRHHCRARFLTEPPTPFEYFRWSADVYESAFAAAGFRDVAWHPFEFPQEAITRFGEDFWREYRENSLVIGVSGQKDAGATRPLKAAPR; translated from the coding sequence ATGTCCGTGCAATTCGACACCATCGGGAGCAAGTACGAGGAGTTCAAGACGACCACCCCGCTCCCCATTCCGGAGCGCCACACCTTCCAGCGCCTCGTCGGAAACCTCGCCGGAAAGCGCGTCCTGGACCTAGCCTGCGGCAGCGGACACTACTCGCGATTCCTGAACACGCTCGGCGCCGAGCAGGTGGAGGGCGTGGACATCTCCGCCGAGATGATTCAGCTCGCCCGGGAGTTCGAAGAGAAGCACCCGGTGGGCCTGCGCTACCACGTGATGGATGCGCGAGCGCTCTCCCTTCCGGGGGACTACGACCTCGTCACCGCCGTGTACCTGCTGAACTATGCGCAGACCCGCGAGGAGCTGCGGGACATGTGCCTGGGCGCGTTCAACCACCTCAAGCCCGGCGGACGCTTTGTCGCCATCACCGCCAACCCCGCCTTCGACCTGCGCCGCTCGAACTTCACCCCGTACGGCGTCGAAATCCTGAGCGAGCAGTTCGAGCAAGGCCGCCACCACTGCCGCGCGCGCTTCCTGACCGAGCCCCCCACGCCCTTCGAGTACTTCCGCTGGTCCGCCGACGTGTACGAGTCCGCCTTCGCGGCGGCGGGCTTCCGCGACGTCGCCTGGCACCCCTTCGAGTTTCCCCAGGAGGCCATCACCCGGTTCGGCGAGGACTTCTGGCGGGAGTACCGGGAGAACTCCCTCGTCATCGGCGTGAGCGGACAGAAGGACGCCGGGGCCACGCGTCCCCTCAAGGCAGCGCCTCGATGA
- a CDS encoding Ig-like domain-containing protein, with amino-acid sequence MRIVSRGARGLATLFGMAALASMGCGEVPGVGENTQTEVQQARAPVDCLSSLQPEREWLIQDGAVLKDPVRTAWSGTLPREHAAADGAWSFGRRMAEMSGEVPAARFVRDWFERGAGWDDATRALVPQLLAAWPRLEDGSLDLTKAPLRLKAIVNHLGVGEGHLVFGGVDANGKPLNLTVALAYVLPTSTRREALQWARQWHDVTALKPGSEDFNAALQSLTDHFTASAGRALVPGAKDSTDTQRVATNLGSVLCMDSSAPGVTLLSPADGSFLRGTVSVTASAFDDVGVTRVDFFSGTTLIASDTQPPFIVNWDTTTGPSGTTSLTAQAFDADGNSGTSAPVGVLVDNFVPIILGSSPRYNPQSLNYVRGLLTASWTVTDQGLSGIALTEFFEDGLLMGTQPGHSDLTYRFSWDTRRLGNRPYTLTLRATDNAGNVQTHTGTWIVDNSPPSSVLTAPANGSVVSGVVTLSANASDSQLLQYVAFEIDGVLQTPFISSAPFTRTWDTTGKSGTHVIVAVAYDRVGNSQRSNAVTVTVP; translated from the coding sequence ATGCGCATCGTTTCGAGAGGGGCCCGTGGCCTTGCCACGCTTTTCGGCATGGCGGCCTTGGCGTCCATGGGGTGTGGCGAGGTCCCGGGCGTCGGGGAGAATACCCAGACGGAGGTCCAGCAGGCCCGTGCTCCAGTGGATTGCCTCTCCTCCCTTCAGCCCGAGCGTGAGTGGCTCATCCAGGACGGCGCGGTGCTCAAGGACCCGGTGCGCACGGCCTGGTCCGGAACGTTGCCCCGGGAGCACGCGGCCGCGGATGGCGCCTGGAGCTTCGGCCGGCGCATGGCGGAGATGAGTGGCGAGGTGCCCGCCGCCCGGTTCGTCCGCGACTGGTTCGAGCGTGGTGCGGGCTGGGATGACGCCACTCGCGCGCTCGTGCCCCAGCTCCTCGCGGCCTGGCCCAGGCTCGAGGACGGCTCATTGGACCTGACGAAGGCTCCGCTGCGCCTGAAGGCCATCGTCAATCACCTGGGCGTGGGAGAGGGCCACCTGGTCTTCGGCGGCGTCGATGCGAACGGAAAGCCCCTGAACCTCACGGTCGCCCTCGCATACGTGCTGCCCACGTCGACGCGGAGGGAGGCGCTCCAATGGGCCCGGCAGTGGCATGACGTCACCGCGCTGAAGCCGGGCTCGGAGGACTTCAACGCCGCGCTCCAGTCCCTCACGGACCACTTCACCGCGTCTGCGGGCCGGGCGCTTGTTCCAGGGGCCAAGGACTCCACGGACACTCAGCGCGTCGCCACGAACCTGGGCTCGGTGCTGTGCATGGACAGTTCGGCGCCGGGTGTGACACTCCTCTCTCCTGCCGACGGCAGCTTCCTGCGCGGCACGGTCTCCGTGACGGCGAGCGCCTTCGACGACGTGGGCGTGACGCGTGTGGACTTCTTCTCGGGGACCACGCTCATCGCTTCCGACACCCAGCCGCCCTTCATCGTGAACTGGGACACGACGACGGGTCCCTCCGGCACGACGTCGCTGACGGCGCAGGCGTTCGATGCGGATGGCAACTCGGGGACGTCCGCCCCCGTGGGGGTCCTGGTGGACAACTTCGTCCCCATCATCTTGGGCAGCTCCCCCCGGTACAATCCCCAGTCGTTGAACTACGTCCGGGGTCTCCTCACCGCCAGTTGGACCGTGACGGACCAGGGACTCTCCGGCATCGCCCTCACGGAGTTCTTCGAGGATGGGTTGCTCATGGGCACCCAGCCGGGGCATTCGGATCTCACCTACCGCTTCTCGTGGGACACGCGCAGGCTGGGCAATCGCCCCTATACCCTGACGCTCCGGGCGACCGACAACGCGGGCAATGTCCAGACCCACACGGGCACGTGGATTGTCGACAACTCGCCGCCCTCGTCGGTCCTCACCGCTCCGGCCAATGGCTCCGTGGTGTCGGGTGTCGTGACGCTCTCCGCCAACGCCAGTGACAGCCAGCTGCTCCAATACGTCGCGTTCGAGATTGATGGGGTCCTCCAGACACCCTTCATCTCCTCGGCGCCGTTCACCCGGACCTGGGACACCACGGGCAAGTCCGGCACCCATGTGATTGTCGCCGTCGCGTATGACCGCGTGGGCAATAGCCAGCGCAGCAACGCCGTGACTGTCACCGTGCCCTGA
- a CDS encoding hydroxymethylglutaryl-CoA reductase, which produces MNHQGVSTEDAVRNTVEPCLRNRRGAVEVSLTNHLADLHVVRWGPLRLNEREVPPEDILLLPEEGVVTRSEHVSPQRPFPFGHQRTVRIRIRVPPLDSGAHRLEVELECRRHGVLSLDVTEVIDAPLSRADGRIPRDDEDDYSEAIVRARRVHAEAWAGTRLSHVTQPSFAPHRARNACELFTGVAQVPLGIAGPLVMNGEHACGPYLIPLATTEGAMVASYNRGIKLINACGGARSTVQEDSMQRSPAFVFDDARQARDFVAWVQEQHQALTVQAESTSHVARLQRIEPYQVHRFAFLRFNFATGDAAGQNMVNKATFAALQWIRDRYPGIRASFLDGNISTDKKSSRLNILQTRGKRVTAEVVVPQELLRASMRTRVSQVILFQRICAEGASMAGSHNSGAQFANALAALFIATGQDVAALAESSAGTLFMEETQEGDLYASVTLPSLVLATHGGGTSLPTQRECLELMDCHGRGKVRRLAEIVAGVVLAGELSLACAVASERDSEEWVSSHERLGRHP; this is translated from the coding sequence ATGAACCACCAAGGAGTCAGCACGGAGGATGCCGTCAGGAACACCGTGGAGCCCTGCCTGAGAAACCGGCGAGGCGCCGTGGAGGTCTCACTGACCAACCACCTGGCGGACCTCCACGTCGTCAGATGGGGACCGCTGCGCCTCAACGAACGGGAGGTTCCTCCGGAGGACATCCTCCTGCTCCCCGAGGAGGGTGTCGTCACACGCTCCGAGCACGTCTCCCCCCAGCGCCCGTTCCCCTTCGGACACCAGCGGACCGTGCGCATCCGCATCCGCGTTCCACCGCTCGATTCCGGAGCGCATCGGCTCGAAGTGGAGCTCGAGTGCCGCCGGCATGGTGTCCTCAGCCTGGACGTGACGGAGGTCATCGACGCGCCCCTCTCCCGAGCCGATGGCCGGATTCCCCGTGATGATGAGGACGACTACTCCGAGGCCATCGTTCGAGCGCGGCGAGTCCACGCGGAAGCCTGGGCCGGCACACGCTTGAGCCATGTGACGCAGCCCTCCTTCGCCCCACATCGCGCGCGGAACGCGTGCGAGCTCTTCACGGGGGTGGCGCAAGTCCCCCTGGGAATCGCGGGGCCACTCGTCATGAACGGAGAGCACGCCTGCGGCCCGTACCTCATCCCCCTGGCCACCACCGAAGGGGCGATGGTCGCCAGCTACAACCGAGGCATCAAGCTCATCAACGCGTGCGGCGGCGCGCGAAGCACGGTGCAGGAGGACTCGATGCAGCGCTCCCCCGCCTTCGTCTTCGACGACGCCAGGCAGGCCCGGGACTTCGTCGCGTGGGTCCAGGAACAACACCAGGCCCTCACCGTGCAGGCCGAGTCCACGAGCCACGTCGCCCGGCTTCAGCGCATCGAGCCCTACCAGGTCCACCGCTTCGCCTTCCTGCGCTTCAACTTCGCGACCGGGGACGCGGCCGGACAGAACATGGTGAACAAGGCCACGTTCGCGGCGCTGCAATGGATTCGCGACCGCTACCCGGGAATCCGCGCGAGCTTCCTGGATGGGAACATCTCCACCGACAAGAAGTCCTCGCGTTTGAACATCCTCCAGACCCGAGGCAAACGCGTGACGGCCGAGGTGGTGGTTCCCCAAGAGCTGCTGCGCGCCTCGATGCGCACGCGAGTCTCCCAGGTCATCCTGTTCCAGCGAATCTGCGCGGAAGGCGCCAGCATGGCGGGCTCACACAACTCGGGCGCTCAGTTCGCCAATGCGCTCGCGGCGCTGTTCATCGCCACCGGCCAGGACGTGGCGGCCCTGGCGGAGTCCTCGGCCGGCACCTTGTTCATGGAGGAGACCCAGGAAGGCGACCTCTACGCCTCCGTCACCCTCCCCTCCCTGGTCCTCGCCACCCACGGCGGAGGAACCAGCCTCCCCACCCAGCGGGAGTGCCTGGAGCTGATGGACTGCCATGGACGCGGAAAGGTGCGCAGGCTCGCGGAGATTGTCGCGGGAGTCGTCCTCGCGGGAGAGCTGTCCCTCGCGTGCGCCGTGGCCTCCGAGCGGGACTCCGAGGAGTGGGTGTCGAGCCACGAGCGGCTGGGCCGGCACCCCTGA
- a CDS encoding imm11 family protein has translation MERRFFALNADRYVKGRWYLSDPTDADGKEIDELWRFSEGRTVELRETLRIPIYRPGEPLDFELAGNTPIVSERVAAIFRELAPDDVQLFPVTVDGHPGPFFLLNITRLIPCIDDAACREVQYFSADEELDAAQAGEYRSVAGLRIDKSRVGKTRAFRLWGWYMPIIVDEDLKDALEANGIFGGKFEEV, from the coding sequence GTGGAACGACGGTTCTTTGCTCTCAATGCAGACAGGTACGTGAAGGGCCGCTGGTACCTCTCGGACCCCACGGATGCGGATGGGAAAGAGATCGACGAACTCTGGCGGTTCTCTGAAGGGCGCACCGTGGAGCTACGAGAGACCCTGAGGATTCCCATCTACCGCCCGGGTGAGCCGCTGGACTTCGAGCTTGCGGGCAACACACCGATTGTCAGTGAACGGGTCGCAGCCATCTTCCGCGAGCTGGCACCCGACGATGTGCAACTCTTCCCCGTGACGGTTGATGGCCACCCAGGCCCCTTCTTCCTTCTCAACATCACTCGCCTGATTCCCTGCATTGACGATGCGGCATGCAGAGAGGTGCAGTACTTCTCCGCGGACGAGGAACTCGATGCAGCGCAGGCAGGCGAGTATCGCTCTGTCGCGGGGCTTCGGATTGATAAGTCGAGGGTAGGCAAAACCAGAGCCTTCCGGCTGTGGGGCTGGTACATGCCCATCATCGTCGATGAGGACCTCAAGGACGCACTCGAGGCGAACGGCATCTTCGGAGGAAAGTTCGAAGAGGTGTGA
- a CDS encoding AHH domain-containing protein encodes MKVIVVAVLLLLGSGCASTRVVHLDTGRGEPIAYTPIESDPVEIGEDAFKRAVSRLVLDMKLDVALRETEQRDDRRALLASSWGIVDGAQGRPVPPAYERICMRQEEPHSCLGMLAGGLTLGPAERRMMALYFALDTVWEGVEEAMGDMVNGAALRAMVTTLIGTALVMVVAPEPVTKLIAVALTASLIAYLGTGPVWNLGQRFLRLMDESRDAVNIEELSRAGHRFGEVLGSNGARVLVVVALSALGGRSAMASQGPRMPGFAQASIRAQTEGGFLLAGALAGEVRAIAVSSSGVLNVTLAPTAVAAVAMGPGEGTVGGIQGDADGNVHHICTDKNLVSDTNGGPWTPLFERIFERAGMRLSDSANLVRIRGHQGPHPREYHEMVYARINRATRQCRGVSQCKAALTRELARIAQDLVREGTDMRKLIMNGAGG; translated from the coding sequence ATGAAAGTGATTGTGGTCGCCGTGCTGTTGCTGCTTGGGAGCGGGTGTGCGTCGACTCGCGTCGTCCATCTCGATACGGGACGAGGCGAACCCATCGCGTACACACCCATTGAGTCCGACCCCGTCGAGATTGGAGAGGACGCCTTCAAGCGCGCGGTCTCGCGGCTCGTCCTCGACATGAAATTGGATGTGGCGCTCCGGGAGACAGAGCAGCGGGATGACCGTCGCGCACTGCTTGCCTCCTCCTGGGGAATCGTCGATGGGGCGCAAGGCCGCCCCGTGCCTCCGGCCTATGAGCGCATCTGCATGCGTCAGGAGGAGCCTCACAGCTGCCTTGGCATGCTCGCGGGTGGGCTGACGCTGGGCCCCGCGGAACGGCGGATGATGGCGCTCTACTTCGCGCTCGACACGGTGTGGGAGGGCGTCGAGGAGGCGATGGGGGACATGGTGAATGGCGCGGCCTTGCGCGCCATGGTGACGACCTTGATTGGAACGGCGCTCGTCATGGTCGTCGCTCCCGAGCCCGTCACGAAGTTGATCGCCGTCGCGCTGACGGCGTCGCTCATCGCCTACCTGGGCACAGGCCCGGTGTGGAATCTCGGGCAAAGGTTCCTGCGGCTCATGGATGAGTCCCGAGACGCGGTGAACATCGAGGAGCTCTCGCGCGCCGGGCATCGCTTCGGCGAGGTGCTGGGAAGCAACGGCGCGAGGGTCCTCGTGGTTGTCGCGCTGTCCGCGCTCGGAGGGAGAAGCGCCATGGCCTCACAGGGCCCGCGGATGCCGGGGTTCGCGCAGGCCTCGATTCGGGCCCAGACAGAGGGCGGATTCCTGCTCGCGGGAGCACTCGCTGGAGAGGTCCGGGCGATAGCGGTTTCTTCGTCAGGGGTGCTGAACGTGACGCTGGCGCCCACGGCCGTCGCCGCGGTCGCGATGGGCCCCGGAGAGGGCACCGTTGGAGGCATCCAGGGTGACGCCGACGGCAACGTGCACCACATCTGCACCGACAAGAACCTGGTCTCCGATACGAACGGCGGACCGTGGACGCCGCTCTTCGAGAGGATCTTCGAGCGGGCTGGTATGCGGCTGAGCGACTCCGCGAACCTCGTCCGCATCCGGGGACATCAAGGGCCTCACCCTCGGGAGTACCACGAGATGGTCTACGCCCGAATCAACCGTGCCACCCGGCAGTGCCGAGGCGTTTCGCAGTGCAAAGCGGCACTCACGAGGGAACTTGCCAGGATTGCGCAAGACCTCGTAAGGGAAGGAACGGATATGAGGAAGCTCATCATGAACGGTGCCGGGGGGTAA